ACGACTAGCCTAAGGGGGATGATGGTCCTGCAACCTGATCGTGACTCGGCAGCCGCACTGCTCAGCCGTCGGTTCCGGCCGGCGCTGATGGCGTTCTTCATGCGCCGGATTTACAATCATGCCGAAGCCGAAGACCTGACGCATGAAGTTCTGATGCGCGTGACCGAACGAGGCGCTTCGCTCGACGAGTCGCGACCCGATGGCTATATCTTTCAAATCGCCACCAATCTGCTGCGCGACCGCGCCCGCCGCGCGCGGGTGCGAACGACTTATCAGCTTGGCCTGGGCGCCAATGAAGCGGACCGGATCGAAGAACTGGATCCCGAGCGCGTGCTCCAGGCGCGCCAGTCGCTCGCTTCGGTCGTCGCCGCGCTGAAAGAACTGCCGGAACGCACGCGTACCATTTTTATCCTGTTCCGTTTGGAGAATATGAAGCACCGCGAGATTGCCGACATGCTCGGCATCTCGATCCGGACAGTCGAGCAACATGTCAGCCGGGCGAGTGTCAGCCTGCGCGCTCGGCTGGATGAGCGTTGAGTCGTTATTGATCGTCATGTGAAAGAGCAGGGCGGCCGTCTG
This portion of the Sphingomonas sp. So64.6b genome encodes:
- a CDS encoding sigma-70 family RNA polymerase sigma factor; this encodes MPQNEFHRIADLSAGRRVTGVLQSDCRGTTSLRGMMVLQPDRDSAAALLSRRFRPALMAFFMRRIYNHAEAEDLTHEVLMRVTERGASLDESRPDGYIFQIATNLLRDRARRARVRTTYQLGLGANEADRIEELDPERVLQARQSLASVVAALKELPERTRTIFILFRLENMKHREIADMLGISIRTVEQHVSRASVSLRARLDER